TGTTTTGCCTCAATTTCTTTTTATAGACAAAGTAATTTTATATACAAAATTTTTAAAAATATTGTTTATTTTTTTCATATTCAAAGATAAAATCTAAAGCTTTTTTTATTACAGTATCATTTTCTAAATTTTTAGAATCCAAAAATATTCCAAAATTCGGATCATCAACATAAATGTCTGGATATATACCAGTTTTTGAAATATTTTTACCTTTTTCCGAAACAAAGTATCCAATAGGAAAAAAAACAGTTCCACCATTTTCTAAATTAAAATAACCTATTAATTCTGATTTGCCATATGTTTTTTCTCCAACTACAGTAGCTAACTTATTTTCTTTAAAAAATTGTGTAAAAAATTCAGCAGTTGAAACAGTAAACTTATTTACTAAAATAATCTTTTTTATATTGTTTAAGTTATTAAAAAAAGGTATTGACTCTCTATATATTATTTTACTTTGATTCTTATAAATAATTTTTCCTAATATTTTTTTATCTGTGAAATACGATAATACTTTTAGTCCTTCATCAAAATCACCACCCAAATTATATCTTAAATCTATTATTAAATATTTTACTTTTTTTAAAGTGATTTCCTGTAATATATTGCTTACTTCTTTTACTGTATTTCCTTGTTCAAAATAATTTATTTTTATATAACCTATATTTTCTTCATTAAAATTAAATTTTGTGAATACAGCAGTTGGAATCGTATTATATTTTTTATTTAAAATTATTTTTCGAGGAGTATCTAATTCTTTTCTAATAATTGTTAGCTCAACAATTTCTTTACTATCCAGTAATTTTACAGCTTTATATGGACCAATATCTATTATTTTATTATTATCTATTTCAATAATCATATCATTAGGTTTTATTCCCTTTTTATATGCTTCGGAATTTTTTATAACAAAATCTACAGTAAATACAAACCTTTCATAATCATAATGAAAATAAAACCCTAATCTATATTCATGATTATACTTTTTATTTCCAGATTCTAAGTATCCCACATATTTGTTGTTTAATCCAGATAAAAGATTTG
This window of the Marinitoga hydrogenitolerans DSM 16785 genome carries:
- a CDS encoding S41 family peptidase — its product is MKKIIYVFLVVILLPLLLFLIYLKVDVNAKIKKNNLINETYKYLEKYYYKNLDTNSLLTNLLSGLNNKYVGYLESGNKKYNHEYRLGFYFHYDYERFVFTVDFVIKNSEAYKKGIKPNDMIIEIDNNKIIDIGPYKAVKLLDSKEIVELTIIRKELDTPRKIILNKKYNTIPTAVFTKFNFNEENIGYIKINYFEQGNTVKEVSNILQEITLKKVKYLIIDLRYNLGGDFDEGLKVLSYFTDKKILGKIIYKNQSKIIYRESIPFFNNLNNIKKIILVNKFTVSTAEFFTQFFKENKLATVVGEKTYGKSELIGYFNLENGGTVFFPIGYFVSEKGKNISKTGIYPDIYVDDPNFGIFLDSKNLENDTVIKKALDFIFEYEKNKQYF